Within the Streptomyces sp. YIM 121038 genome, the region ACGGGCGGGAGCGTGCCGGGTGTCCTGGCGACGGTGAACTTCGGCTCGCGGGCGCGGGAGGGCTTCGACGGCTTGCGGCGGCACCGGCCCGTGGGGCCGCTGATGTGCATGGAGTTCTGGTGCGGCTGGTTCGACCACTGGGGTGCGGAGCACATCGTGCGCGAGCCGCGGGACGCGGCCGGGGCGCTGCGGGAGATCCTGGAGTGCGGGGCGTCAGTGAACCTGTACATGGCGCACGGCGGGACGAGCTTCGCCGGGTGGGCGGGGGCGAACCGGGACGGCGGGGCGCTGCACGACGGCGCCCTGCAGCCGGACGTGACGTCCTACGACTACGACGCGCCGGTCGACGAGCGCGGGCGGCCCACGGAGAAGTTCTGGCTGTTCCGTGAGGTCCTCGCCGGGTACGCGGAGGGGCCGCTGCCGGAGCCGCCGCCCGCTCCCGCGGCCCTGGGCGCGCCCGTCGTGGCGCGGCTCGGCGAGTGGGCTCCGCTGGACGCGGTGGCCGCACGCCTGGGCGGGCCCGAGGCCGAGCACGCGGTGCCGCCCACGTTCGAGGAGCTGGGGGTCGACCGTGGCCTGGTGCGCTACTCCTTCACGCTGCCCGCGCCGCGCGGGCCGTATCCGCTGAGCGTGCCGGGTCTTCGGGACCGGGCCGTGGTGTACGTCGACGGGGTGCGGGCCGGGGTGCTGACCGAGGACTCCCCCGTTCTGCCCGCCCCGGTGCCCGGGGGTGCGCGGGTCGAGCTGTGGGTGGAGTCCCTGGGGCGGGTCAGCTACGGGCCCCGGCTCGGGGAGGCGAAGGGGCTCACGGGCGGGGTGCTGCACGAGCGGCAGTACGTGCACGGGGTGCGGGCGGTGGGGGTGCCGCTGGGGGCGTTCGAGGAGGCGTCGGCGGTGCGGGGCGTGCCCGCGGGCGGTGCCGCGCGGGGCCGCCCGGGGCTGTACCGGGGCGTCGTCGAGGTGGGCGTCCCCGGTGACGCCCACCTCGAACTTCCCGGCTGGACGCGGGGGTTCGTGTGGGTGAACGGCTTCTGCCTCGGGCGGTACTGGGAGGTGGGGCCGCAGCGGGGGCTGTACGTGCCGGGGCCGGTGCTGCGGGAGGGGGCGAACGCGGTGTGGGTGCTTGAGGTGGAGGGGGTGGGGGGTCCGGCGGAGGTGCGGCTGGGGTAGCCCTCGCGGTGCGCCCCAGGCCCGCCCCTTCCCGATCCGGGGCCGCCGCCCCCGGGCCCCCGCTTTTCGGCGCTCCGCGCCTCGTCCTCAAACGCCGGACGGGCTGAAACTGTCGCCGGTTGCGGCGACATGTCAGCCCTCCGGCGTTCGAGGAGCGGGGTCACGCCTCGCGGACCTCGAACGCGTCCAGGACGAATTCCGCCTTCCCGTCTCCCCTGACCTTGCGCAGGCCCACCCAGGCCTCGCCCTCCCCCGGCGCGGTGAACTCGTAGGTGTGGGTGGCGGGGGCGTGGGCCGCCGGGAGGGGTTCGCGGGAGAGTTCGCGGGGGTCGGGGGTGTCGACGGCGGTCACCCAGGCGTACTGGCCCGCGGTCTCGTTCTCGTAGCGGAAGGACACCCGGTAGCGCTTCCCGGCGGCGAACCGGACGGTGTGCGGCACGGTGCGGTAGACGAGGCCCTCGTTCTCGCCGCGGGACTTGAGGGACTGGCCGCCGTCCACGACGTCGTCGACGGCCTTGCCGTTCCAGCCGCGCTGGGTGAACGGGGCGTGCCGCTGCGCGATGTGGGTGCGCGGGTCGGTGACTCCCCCGGCGTCGCCCTTGACGAAGGGCCCCCAGCCCTGGGGCACGTGCTCGAAGTCCTCGCGGCACAGGACGCCTCGGGGCAGGCGGGGCGCGGGCGCGGCGGGCACGACGCGGACGTTGTCGAAGCGGACGCGGGCCCGCCCGGGGGCGGCGCGCAGCGCGAGTCGGACGGGGCCGCCGCCCTCGGGCACGGTGAAGGGGGTGAACAGGCGCTGGAAGCGGGTGCCGTGCTTGCGGTCGGCGGCGACGTGGTTCCCGGCGGTGGAGGTGGCGGTGCGGTTCGCGGCGGTGACGCCGTCGGCGGTGCGGACCTCCAGGGTCGCGGTGCGCTCCTCGCCCGCCCGCTCGCCGACTTCGACCTGGACGGAGGCGACGTACGGGCCGGGGGCGAGGCGGCGCAGGCGCTGGGTGACGGAGGCGGCGGCGCCGGGGGCGATGACCAGTTCGTGGTCGCCCAGGGCGCTGCGGACGACGGTGGCGGGCCCGGTGGCCTGCCAGGCGTCCAGGGTGCCCGCGTGGAAGCCGGGGTCGCGCAGTGGGGTGCCCTGGCCCCAGTCGGGGTCGGGCAGGGCGCGGGGGCGGGTGCGGTACACGACGTAGGGCTGGTCGGCGCGGGCGTCGACGGTGATCTTCCCGGCGCGTACGGGCAGGGCGCGTTCGTGGACGCGGCCCTGGTCGGTGAGGCGGTACAGGTGCACGGTGCGGGTGCCCGCCCAGCCGCGGGGCAGGGTCCAGCGGCTGCTGCCGCCGCGGGGGTTGTAGTGGTAGAGCTTCGCGGGGTCGGTGGCGCGGCGGGGTTCCCAGGGCAGCAGGTAGGTGCCGTCGTCGTAGACGGGGTGGCCGTCGGTGGTGATGCGGCGGGTGCCGCCGGTGTCGGTCACGGAGGTGGCGCCCGCGCCGAAGAAGGTGATCTCGTGTGCGGTCCAGGTTCTGATGGGGTGGGCCTGGAGGTACTTGGCGGGCAGCGCGTGGGTCCAGATCAGCCGGTGGAACGCGGTCCAGTCGGTCTTGCCGACCCAGCCCTCGTAGTTGCCCATGCGGGCGATGCCGAGGAGGGTGGGCCACTTGTCGGCGAAGACGTCCTTCTGGTGGTGGCGGATGAAGCGGATCAGCTGGGAGTTGATGCCGCGTGAGGTGTCGGGGCCGTAGTCGGTCTCGGTGGCCCAGTGGGACCAGACCGCCGAGCGTTCGAAGCCGTGGCCCCATTCGGTGGTGACGGTCCAGCCCTGGTCGCGCAGGGCGCGCTGGAGGCGGTCGGAGGTCCAGCCGGACTCGCGGAACACGTCGATGTAGAGGGTGTCGAGCGCGCGGTGGGTCTCGCGGCGCAGGTCGGCGAAGCGGCCGGCGATGTCGCCGGAGACGAGGTCGCGGCGCTGGTCGATGCGGTAGCTCTGGTCGAGCCAGTCCCACTGTTCGTTGCTCTTGTCGACGAGCTTCTCGGAGAAGGCGCGGGCGACGGGGTAGGACTCGGTGGCGTTGACGTGGACGCCGAAGTCGCTGTTCCACTCGGCGCCTTCGCGGAGCAGGGTGTTGAGGTCGTCCAGGCCGCCTGCGCGGGTGTTGTAGTTGCCCGCGTAGTCGGGGTGGGCGGAGTCGTGGCCCTCGGACTGGTAGCCCTTGAGGAGGGTGTACTGGCGCAGGCCGTCGGTGGCCAGGTGGATGCGTTTGACCTCGTCGAGGGTGGCGAGGAAGGGGTTGGTGGCCTGTGAGGCGAAGTTGAAGGGGATGTGCGGGACGACGCGCAGGTGCTGCTCGTCGGCGCCGAGGGGGTTCACCATGATGTCGCGGAAGGCGATCGCGGCGTCCTGCCAGTCGACCTTGCCGTCGCCGTTGCGGTCGCCGGTGACGACGACGGTGGCGTAGGGCAGCGGTTCGGTGGCGTCGACGGGCGCGGTGGCGGCGCGGTGGGTCCACTGGCCGGGGGTGAGGCGGGCTTCGGTGCGGCCGTCGGTGCGGAGGGTCTGCCGCCACAGGCGGCCGTTGTCCCAGCTGGTCTCGGCGGTGGGCTTGTCGTAGACGGTGTTGGTCTCGACGGCGCCGCCGAGCCGGTCGTGCGCGAGCACGGCGTAGGCGCAGCCCGTGGGTGCCTGGGCGGGGGTGTCCGCGGCGAGCCGGACCAGGGTGTCGCCGCTCTTGGCCTTGTCGAGCTGTACGCGGGCGGCGAGGAGGGTGGCGCCGGGCTGGTCGCTGCGGACGGATAGCAGGGCGAGGCCGGGCACGCGGAGGGTGCCGACGCGCAGGGCCGCGGTGTCCCGGATGCGGGTGACGCGCCAGTGGACCTGGCGGCCTTCGACGGAGATCTCCACGTCGACGCGGGTGCCGCCGTCGAAGGTGAGGACGTAGGCGGCGCGGTCGTCGTGGGTGGTCGCGGTGACCTGTGGGGTGTGCTCCTCGTCGTCGATGAGGAGCGTGGTGACGGGGTCGGGCTGGGCGTGCAGCACGGCGCCGCTCGCACGGTCGGTGTACGACACGACGCGCGGGAAGGCGGTGGCGACGCGGACGTCGAGGGCGGCCGAGCGCAGCACCGCCTCGTCGGCGCGCGGACCGGCGGCGGGCCCGGTGGGCGCGGCGTGCGCCGTGGGCGCGCCCACGGCGGCGCCCAGTGAGGCGAGTGCTCCGGTGGCGACGACGGCTCTGCGGCTCGGCCCGGACGGCTGTGACGGCAGCATGAACGCACCCCTTGGTGGGACGGAATTCGTGACGGTCACGATGCGCCGGGGGCGCGGGGGGCGCCCATGGACAAAGGAGCGGAAGGTGTTGGACTAAGCGCGGGCCTCGGCGTCAGCAGCGCCCCGAAGGATGAGCGCCCCAAAGCGGGAGCGCCCCAAGGAGGCAGCGCCCCAAAAGGGGCGCGGGGAACTGCGCGACAAGCCACAACGCGCCCGCAGCCGAACAACGGCTCAGCACAGCGCAAGCGCACCGGCGGCTCAGGCCGGATCCCCCTGCCCGTACGGCAGCACGGCGCGAACCTCCCAGCCCCCGCCCGGGCGCGGCCCCGCCGCAAGGTGCCCGCCAAGGGCCCGCACACGTTCCGCCAGGCCGACGAGGCCGAACCCGCCCCGGTCGCCGGGGCCGGGCGACGGCGCCGGGGCACCGTCATCAGTGACCCGGACCTCAAGGCCGCCCTCGGCAAGGCGCACGGTGACGCGGACGGCGGTGGCGTCGGCGGCGTGTTTGCGTACGTTGGTGAGCGCTTCGCGCACGATGTGGTGGGCGGTGGCCGCGAGATCGGCCGGAAGGCGTTCCTCCAGGCCGTGTTCCACCTCAACCGTCACGGGTGGCCCGGCGACGGCACCGGGCCGGGCGAGCGCGCGCAGCTCGGCGAGCCCCGGCAGGGGCGCCGTGCGCGCCTCGCCCTCGCGCAGGACGCGCACCAGGCGGCGCATCGCGCCGAGGGCCGCGTCGCCCGCGTCCGCGATGCGGGTGAAGGTGTCGGCGGTGGCGGGCGCCGCGGTACCAGCGGTGCCTGCGGTGCCCGCGGTGTAGGACGCGGCGCGGGCCTGGACGACGATGCCGGTGACGTGGTGGGCGACCAGGTCGTGCAGCTCCCGGGCGAGGTCGAGGCGTTCGGCGGCGCGCGCGGCCTCCATGTCGCGCACCCGCTGGGCCTCCGTGCCGCGCAGCAGCAGCGAGAAGGCGCTCACCACGGCGGCGAGCGCGGAGAACAGGAGCGTGAACCGGCCGGGCGCGGCGTCGCGCACGGGGGCCGCCGCGCAGGCGAGGGCGAGCAGCGGCCCGAGCACGGCGGCGCGCCGGGCGGGCAGCCGCAGCAGGACGCCGGTGAGCAGCACGAGCAGGGCGACGGCCTCGCCCAGGCCCCAGACGGCGAGCGGCCGTCCGCCGGCGAAGACGTACAGGGTGGCGGCCCAGGAGACGCCGGCGGCGGTCCAGGCGCGGGCGGTGAGCGAGGGGCGGGGCCACGGCACGGCGCACAGGCAGGTGACGGTGCCCGCGGTCAGCAGCGCGGCGCGCGGCTCGGTGGGGTTGCGGGTGAGGGTGAGGCTCTCGACGAGGACCAGGAGCACGAGGGCGGCGGCGAGCAGCAGCCGGGCGGCGGGGCGCAGCGCGGGGTGCCGGTCGAGGGCGGGCGGTCTCAGGGCGGGGCGCACGGCGGGCTCACGGGGCCTTGGTGGCGAGTCCGCTCTCCCAGGCCCAGGCGGCGATCTCCACGCGGTTGCGGGCGGCCAGTTTGGCCTGGACGTTCGCGAGGTGGGACTTGACCGTGGACAGGGACACGTACAGCTCGGCGGCGATCTCCGCGTTGGTGCGGCCGCGGGCGAGGGCGCGGACGACGTCCCGCTCGCGCTGGGTGAGGGGTTCGGCGGGACCGGGGGCCGCCTTGCGGGGGGCCAGTTCGCGCAGCAGGCGCACGGTGATCGCGGGTGAGACGAGGGCGTCGCCGACGGCGGCGGCCCGGACGGCCTCGACGAGCATGGCGGGGCTCGCGTTCTTCAGGAGGAACCCGCAGGCGCCGCCGTGCAGTGCGGCGTGAACGTATTCGTCGAGGTCGAAGGTGGTGACGATGACGATGCGGGGGCGGCTGCCGCGGGCGGTGAGGCGGCGGGTGGCCGCCAGGCCGTCGAGGCGGGGCATGCGGATGTCCAGGAGCAGGACGTCGGGGTCGTGCTCCTCGACGGCGTCGAGCGCGGCCTGGCCGTCGACGACGTCGGCGAGCACCTCGATGTCGGCCTGGCTCTCCAGGATCATGCGGAAGCCGGTGCGGACCATCTCCTGGTCGTCCGCGATGACCACCGTGATCGCCATGTGCCGCTGCCTCGCCGTCGCCTGTCTCGTACGCGACGAGTGTCCCATATGTACGCGCCCGGGGTCGTACTCCTGTGCGGGCGGCGGGCCCCGGTCGCACCCGGGCGGGGCGGGCCCCGGTGGCGGCACGCGGAGAGCCGGGCCCCGGTGGGGGCCCGGCTCCGGCACGCGTCGCTCACCGCGTCCGCATCGCGGTGGCGGGGCGGTGCGTCAGAGCTGGTTGGCGTACTTGGTTATGTCGGCCGCGAAGGTCGACACCTCGGTGTAGACGCCGGGGTAGGCCGGGCGGGCGCAGCCGTTGCCCCAGCTGACGATGCCGACCTGGACGTACTGGCCCGCGTCGTCCTTGCGGAACATGGGGCCGCCGGAGTCGCCCTGGCAGGTGTCGACGCCGCCGACGCCGAGCTTGCCCGCGCAGATCTCCTCGCCGGGGATGATCTCGCCGTTGTACGCGCGCGAGCAGTCCGC harbors:
- a CDS encoding beta-galactosidase family protein — translated: MNGFRVGEDGFEVGGRPVRLLSGALHYFRVHEAQWGHRLAMLRAMGLNCVETYVPWNVHEPRPGEFHDVEALGRFLDAAHREGLWAIVRPGPYICAEWDNGGLPAWLTGEPGARVRTRDARYLERVERWFARLLPQVVARQHDRGGPVVLVQVENEYGSYGSDGVYLRALTELLRGLGVTAELCTSDGPEDHMLTGGSVPGVLATVNFGSRAREGFDGLRRHRPVGPLMCMEFWCGWFDHWGAEHIVREPRDAAGALREILECGASVNLYMAHGGTSFAGWAGANRDGGALHDGALQPDVTSYDYDAPVDERGRPTEKFWLFREVLAGYAEGPLPEPPPAPAALGAPVVARLGEWAPLDAVAARLGGPEAEHAVPPTFEELGVDRGLVRYSFTLPAPRGPYPLSVPGLRDRAVVYVDGVRAGVLTEDSPVLPAPVPGGARVELWVESLGRVSYGPRLGEAKGLTGGVLHERQYVHGVRAVGVPLGAFEEASAVRGVPAGGAARGRPGLYRGVVEVGVPGDAHLELPGWTRGFVWVNGFCLGRYWEVGPQRGLYVPGPVLREGANAVWVLEVEGVGGPAEVRLG
- a CDS encoding histidine kinase, whose protein sequence is MRPALRPPALDRHPALRPAARLLLAAALVLLVLVESLTLTRNPTEPRAALLTAGTVTCLCAVPWPRPSLTARAWTAAGVSWAATLYVFAGGRPLAVWGLGEAVALLVLLTGVLLRLPARRAAVLGPLLALACAAAPVRDAAPGRFTLLFSALAAVVSAFSLLLRGTEAQRVRDMEAARAAERLDLARELHDLVAHHVTGIVVQARAASYTAGTAGTAGTAAPATADTFTRIADAGDAALGAMRRLVRVLREGEARTAPLPGLAELRALARPGAVAGPPVTVEVEHGLEERLPADLAATAHHIVREALTNVRKHAADATAVRVTVRLAEGGLEVRVTDDGAPAPSPGPGDRGGFGLVGLAERVRALGGHLAAGPRPGGGWEVRAVLPYGQGDPA
- a CDS encoding endo-alpha-N-acetylgalactosaminidase family protein — translated: MLPSQPSGPSRRAVVATGALASLGAAVGAPTAHAAPTGPAAGPRADEAVLRSAALDVRVATAFPRVVSYTDRASGAVLHAQPDPVTTLLIDDEEHTPQVTATTHDDRAAYVLTFDGGTRVDVEISVEGRQVHWRVTRIRDTAALRVGTLRVPGLALLSVRSDQPGATLLAARVQLDKAKSGDTLVRLAADTPAQAPTGCAYAVLAHDRLGGAVETNTVYDKPTAETSWDNGRLWRQTLRTDGRTEARLTPGQWTHRAATAPVDATEPLPYATVVVTGDRNGDGKVDWQDAAIAFRDIMVNPLGADEQHLRVVPHIPFNFASQATNPFLATLDEVKRIHLATDGLRQYTLLKGYQSEGHDSAHPDYAGNYNTRAGGLDDLNTLLREGAEWNSDFGVHVNATESYPVARAFSEKLVDKSNEQWDWLDQSYRIDQRRDLVSGDIAGRFADLRRETHRALDTLYIDVFRESGWTSDRLQRALRDQGWTVTTEWGHGFERSAVWSHWATETDYGPDTSRGINSQLIRFIRHHQKDVFADKWPTLLGIARMGNYEGWVGKTDWTAFHRLIWTHALPAKYLQAHPIRTWTAHEITFFGAGATSVTDTGGTRRITTDGHPVYDDGTYLLPWEPRRATDPAKLYHYNPRGGSSRWTLPRGWAGTRTVHLYRLTDQGRVHERALPVRAGKITVDARADQPYVVYRTRPRALPDPDWGQGTPLRDPGFHAGTLDAWQATGPATVVRSALGDHELVIAPGAAASVTQRLRRLAPGPYVASVQVEVGERAGEERTATLEVRTADGVTAANRTATSTAGNHVAADRKHGTRFQRLFTPFTVPEGGGPVRLALRAAPGRARVRFDNVRVVPAAPAPRLPRGVLCREDFEHVPQGWGPFVKGDAGGVTDPRTHIAQRHAPFTQRGWNGKAVDDVVDGGQSLKSRGENEGLVYRTVPHTVRFAAGKRYRVSFRYENETAGQYAWVTAVDTPDPRELSREPLPAAHAPATHTYEFTAPGEGEAWVGLRKVRGDGKAEFVLDAFEVREA
- a CDS encoding response regulator transcription factor; the encoded protein is MAITVVIADDQEMVRTGFRMILESQADIEVLADVVDGQAALDAVEEHDPDVLLLDIRMPRLDGLAATRRLTARGSRPRIVIVTTFDLDEYVHAALHGGACGFLLKNASPAMLVEAVRAAAVGDALVSPAITVRLLRELAPRKAAPGPAEPLTQRERDVVRALARGRTNAEIAAELYVSLSTVKSHLANVQAKLAARNRVEIAAWAWESGLATKAP